The DNA region aataaataaaattactaaagATGTGATCAGAGAATTAAGTCAAATATATGACACTGAACAAGTTCAGGATTCCTGGAAGCATGAGGGTGGTGAGGAGGGAAGCTGAAATCAGATATGGATGCATGTGGGTAAAAATGAAAGTGGGGTAGAAATGAGGGAGTACAAAGAATGATGGGGCCGGATTTTAAGAAGCAACATGACCTTtggaaatacccagaagtgagaagCATTTTTTGAGAAACACCATCAAAACTATATtggaagaaagtattttttttcaaagctataaccttatttatcattatttacttTTACTGCACCAGGAAAGAGGCACATGAACACTCATAGCATATTTACATGTTTCTAGCATTAAAAGGCATTCTCTTTAAGATCTCTAAGGTTGGGGTATGCGAGAATGTGGAGACTCAGAAATTAGAAGCCTTAAGAATTTGCCTTCATTGACAGACAATGTGAAGTTTTGCTGAGGGCTATGTGGCAGAGAACAAATTATGAGAGGTCTTAAAAGCTGAAGAATTTTTTCCTCTCTAAAATTTATTCCTAGAAAAATAGATATCTTCTAGATATCTTTTGTGTCTCATGGATTTCCTGGCATTTTTATAAGGAATCTCAGTTATTTCTGCCTTATGTTCAGACACCACAACTTCTGATAAAATTTGCTACTTAGATATGTGTATTTTTCCTGGGACTCTAACATATCCTTGTTCTTAAAATCTCCTGGAAACCAGTATAATGCAATAGGTCAAATGTTCTTGTCATTCCAGGCTAAGAACCAATTCACCTGATTGTAGAGCTATAAGCAGAAAAACTAACTGTAGGTCCAACCAAGTAGTATGGAGGAGGCTACCTCTGTGTTTCCACCTTGTGACAGTTGTGTCCTGAGTAGCAGCAACAGGCCAATGTTAGGAGAAAAGAGCAAGATGGGAGAGTCCTAAAAGACGTCTGACTGGATCTCAGTACATTTGTCCTTACTGCTCATGTGATGGTTAAAAGCCTCCTTTTCCTAACTTTTCTGTTCActtcttcttcccttttgtttttctttcctttcctaagCCCATCTAAAcagtaaaacagaagaaaagttcCTTTTGTGGCCAAATGTTTTAATATGGTCTAGAAAGTGTTCACTGAGTATTAGATTCACCAAGCTGAATCTAGTATTTCTAGTATTTCTGTAGACACTGTGTCTTATAACTCatgaaaatctctttaaaatggCTATTTGTCTACATGCCACTCATTTTGTTCtaattaataaataatcaaaattttCATAAAACAGTGGACCAACTGCAAAAAGAtttgtgtgggggaggggagtgtgaTGATAATTCATTATGTGAAAATGTTCATTCAAACAAATTGGATGCATGTTTTCttcacaaaaataatttcatcttAGAGCATAAAGAAAtacaatctaatttttaaaaaatctaattttcaCCTATATTTTCAGGATTCTGCTGGGGAGAGATACGATAAAGAGGCATTCAtccttgtaattttatttttttcaacttcatATTTATTGCACACTCACTATAGGCAACTGACAAGTCCTCAAAACACAAAGTGTAGCAACACACAACTTCACTTTCAAGGGCTTCAGATATACCTACTGTATTTTGTGGAAACATGTAGAAGAGAACAGTAACTTGGGTGAAAAAAAGAGGACACTAGACAGTTTGGGAGGGATATCAGCCTAAGCAAATGTTCCGAGGTGTGAAAATACGGTCTTGCCTGAAAATCTCCTGTCTCACCTAGTCCTTAGTCACCACGCCCTCAACCATGTTTTTAACCTCTGCCTTTCCTATTTTTGCCACTTTAGACTTGCAGCTCTTTCAATTCCCTTGCCTCTAATTCCATCTTTCTACTCACTACAACTTAACATTTCTGGGAAGCATTTTACCAAAGCTATTTCATAAAGCATGAAAAGTCCAATTTgtccaatagtttttttttactcaaaagcagcggtccccaacgtTTTTGGCCCCAGgaaccagtttcgtggaagacaatttttcaagAGGGGAGATGGTTCAagcagtaatgtgagcgatggggggAATGGGGATGGTTCGGCGGTAATGCAAGCCATGGGAAGCAGCAAATGAAGCTTCCCTTGCTTGCTCGCTGCTCACCTGCTGTGCAGCCTCCTTCCTAACAGGCTGCTGACCAGTACTGGTCTTCAGCCTGGGGGTTGGGAGAACCCCTGCTCAAAAGGATTTATACTAAGGAAGCAGGAACGCTTTCCGAACCTTAAGTTACTTAAGTCTTATTTATAACTAgcataaaaattgaaaacttaaATGCTTAATGATGGGGAACTATTggagataaattaaaatacattcattAGAAGAATTATTAAaccattaaaatttgtttttcaaggaATATTTAATAACAAGGTAGATAACATATGCTTATctaacatgtatttttatatcactgaagctaaaataaaatgtcctttttATTGGGTAAGTTTGGCCTGCTGTATGTGTACACTGcagtgcaatttaaaaaatactgtaattATAATTTCAGAACTTCAGAATCTGAATAGGTGCCagtgttctctcctttttttatatgggaaaaaaaatcctttgaaaatCTTTTGAAGCTTGGACAAAAATTCCATAGCTATATTCTTAGTATCACTCTGTAGAGTCTTCATGATTCAGATGATACAAGGGAAGAGCTTCAGTGCAACCTTTTAGAGAAGACATTCCAGCTCTCATGATCTCATCAACCAGGAGAATGTTGGTGGCGATCACAATGCAGGAATGAAGAAGCTGTTTCTTTATGCAATAGATATCCCATATATCTACTTCTGTTGTTACCATTGGCTCACCTGTGTTCAAGTCCACACCCACGATTTGACCTGATTCTGAATGTTCTGCTTGAACTTTAACTAGAGTTTCCTGAAAGTCAAAACCAGAGTTCTGAGCAAGAACTTTGGGAATAATGAGCAATGCATCAGCAAATGCTTGAACTCCAAGTTGGGCCCTGCCCTTTACACTGGGCTTGTATTTAATCAGGGCTTCTGCCGTTGCCACTTCCACTGCACCAGCACCTGGAACTACACAGCAATCATCAATAACATTTTTAACCGTCCTCAAGCCATCTCTTACTGCATCTTTGATTTGAGTAAGAGTGTGCTTTTTTGGTCCTTTGATCAACAATGTGACCGAGCAAGGATTGTTACATTTCTCAATAAAGGTGAACTTCTCTTCTCCCAATGTATATTCATAGACAAGTCCTGCATGTCCCAAACAATCAGGATTTAGGTCATCAAGAGAATTTAGGGCTACCCCACCACAAGCAAGAGTCAGCCTttccatatttcttcttttagctCTGCACAGAGCTACTATGCCTTCTTCTGCAAGAGCATCTAAGGAAAAGATGTCAATTCCCTTTTGATTAATAACAACAAATCCTTTATCAGCATCACCACAGAATTTCTTTTTCaggtctattatttttttaactctgtcttcaatgaattttctttcagctttcactagtttctctctctcctctgtacccttgtaaaaaaaaagccagaattcacttgttttttcatattctaaTGACACGTCGCATGTGAGGATGTAAGCatcttctgttctctttttcgTATCAGGATGCCATGCCCCATGGTCCAAAACAAGACCTCTGATTAAGCTTCTGTCGTTTTTAGATTTAGGTTTCATCTCCATGATCTCAACCATGAAGAGGTCAATAGGTTCATCTTGTTTTTTAAGGGCTAAAATGGAGTCCACTACAGCCTCTGTTAAGACATCAGTAAGTTCAGCATGAACTTTAGTACATAGAGATGTTCTGGCCACGTCTATGGTGTTTCCCTGTCCATCCCTTTGCTTACTTTGACTCGTTCCAAAAACTGAAGTGCCTTTTCCTTTGCACCTTCAAATCCTTCTGTAATTATTCTGGGACAAAGACCTTCAGAAATGTAGTGGTCTGCCTGCTTCAGGAGCTCTCCCATGATTAGGACATTGGAAGTGGTATCATCACCAGTTATGTCATTCTGGGCTGTTGCTAATTTGGCTGTTAAGAAGGTTGTTGCGTGTTGAATTTGCATTTCATGAAGCAGCACATTTCCATCTTTAGTGAGCTTGATGTCTCCAGCACCAGAAACAAGCATCTTCATGGTGCCTTTAGGCCCCAAGTTGGTCCTCAGCACATCCTGCAGGCCCCTGGCCACGCTGATGTTGACCGCCAATACCGCCTAGGCTCAGGCCACCTCGGCCTTGGGGTTCAGGGTCTTCACGGCCACCATAGCTGACCCAGCAGAAGAAAATGAGGGAACCGGAAAGCCCAGAGCCAGTTCGGCATGGCCTGCCATCCTTGTAATTTTacactctctttttttgtttgtttgtttcagtctCCTACTTTCATGAGAGAGATTTCCTCTCACACAGAGACCTGACTCTAGGAACCCGGGGCTGGCATGGCAGAAGCCTATACGTCACTTCGTGGAATTGTGGGCTTTTTATTAGAGCAATGTTCTTAACTTGGGAACCATTACTTTAGGAGCTTCATTGTTCTCAGGTCAAGAGAACATGCTTAAAAATGCTTGAGGACTCAAAGAGATTTTGTTTATCTGGGTTAGAGCAAGACGGAACAAGTGTTATTTTATTAAAGGTAGCTGCCATGTGCGATTTAAACCATTAttgatgaacttttaaaattctgttacgTGAAAATAGATTGTTTTATCTCACTAACTTTGGATCGGTCTTTTACCCACACATAATTTTATATCATCATGCATTGGTCATTTGAAAATATTGGCTactgagttatgcagatcttccaaatgttgacacattttatAATAcaggctattttaaaaatactatttgttAGTATACTTTGAGCTCAGAAAATTCTTCAGGTATTGGGAAGCTATTAGGCTCACAGCGGCCTATATAAatcttctaaaattttcatttttgcttgaaagctcaaattttacCTTTGGTGacaaatactttcagtttttattcCTCGAAACAATAAGCTCCCTTTGTTCATTTGTGAGAAAATATCTGGCAAATACCTAAACTATGGTCTGAATACTAGTTTGGTGGTCAGTCATTccttcaagtaaaaataaaagttttaataaaaaagaagcgATTAGTTCAGCTCACAGCTCAAACACTCATGCCTTTTCTCAGTGCAACTGTTGTACTGTACTTCAGTATGTAGCAGAAGTGCTGTATGTGTACTTCCTGTTTCACACACAGAATGTGACTCAGGTTTgagatctaaaaaaaattaattacttttattgCTTCCTCAAGGACTTTAAGTGAAACTGTCATGTTTAAACGGCAAGTGCATAGCAGTGAAGAATAAAATGACTAATAAAGAATACAATGAATAGAATGACAGCttggtgccactgccttgattCATCCTAAGATGCCAATGGTTTTATCCATCATTACTTTTGTGTCAACAGTGCACCTGTTGACACAGAGAAAATAGTAAATAATCTCTGAgtgtatttacaaaaataggtttACCTCTTGTATGTCCTATAAAGTCTTGGGGACCTCCAAGCATATACAGACCACAATTTGAGATCTTCTGCTCTAGAACACCAATGGGTAGATgcaagtgtatatgtatatagacatTGTATATATAGGTTTGTATATTTACCTTCGGGCAATGTTCAAAGGCTTCATCACATTGTTAGAGGATGTCATGTGACCTAGctgtttttcaaatgaagaaatacaGCTTAAAAAGATTGCCATTTGGCCAAAGTCGCAcagatttgtgtgtgtgacatGGTAGATTCAGgacaccattttatttatttttgccccCGAAGTCCATATTCTCAACCTCTATGCTAACCATAGCATCAGGCATTTTGAGAAATGGTACAGGAATACAAGAATGGTAAAATGCAGTAGGTGGCCCCAAGAAGTTTACAATCCATAAAGGAAGATGAGgcagataaataaatttaaaacacaaatagcATAAAAATGGTAGATAACATTAATCTAAAGTATTGGGAGCCTTCGGAAAAGGCAGTCCTATCAAATTTTCGAGACCAAGAAAGACTTGGTGATCTTGAAAGGAAGATGGCATTTGGGATGATCTGATGGATGGTAGGGTTTTACAGAGTAGAGGAGATTGTTATAGATAGAAGCAATGGCATAAACAAAGGCAGGAAGCCAGGAAATTGAGGGCTGTGTGTGGGAAACCATGAGTAATCTAGTTCAGCTGGAGTGTCTGGGAAtcatatacaaatgaacttagtaaAATGTGTTGGAATCAGAGGGCCATATGCCAAACTAAAGAGTTATATAAGATTCATGTTTCCATGGAGCCATTGAGAGATTTTTGAATAGAGTTTGGTTATAACTGGGCTCTTGTTTTGGTACATTCTTGGGACACTATTACTCACTGAGCAGTAATTATTTAATACCAGAACACTTTAAATTGAAAGAGTTTATGAAGAAtgatttattattgttgttaagaAAGAATGATCAAAAGAATAATTTCCTttatctggtaaaaaaaaaacaaaaaaagatgaatgaactGTCTTTAGAGTGTAGGTTTCTATTGATGCTTGAAAAACATATTCACTTGCATAGTCATTTCCTGCTTATCACTGGATCAATACAATGGAACAATTATTAGTATTTCTCAGAATGGTTTCTATTCTTATTGTTCGGTCCATACTAAAGATGTGACATGACAAATGTAAGAGGAGCATCAACTAAGGCTTCTCTTCAGTCTGCTCACTCCAATTTGAACTATTAAAACATGTTTAAATTATCTTGGAAAGAGTAAATGAAGCCTCAGTATAAACCATAACACAGAAGATAATGAGTTAATGAAAGCAGGAGTCCCACATTCCTGTTCTGAAGAAAGACCTTCTCTAACTACAGGACTTCCTGGGCTCCTACTGCCAAATGCCGGTTGCTCCATACCTGTATTCTGAGATTGTTTGCTTGCCTCTGAGGGCCTCACAGAGCCATTAGTTGCCCATCAAATGTCTTGTACTTCAGATGAGTGAGGCTTATGAATATGCAGCTCTCCCATAAACCCCAGTCTGTAAAGATTCACATAAATTTCATCTTTCATCTGGAAACCAGTATTCCACTGGCTGAGTACTGTTGCCACCACTACCGGTACTAGTACCACTGCTACATTGCTGGTGGCTAAGTATTGAGTACTAAGTACTAAGcttgtgctaaatgctttatatgcaatcATCTGAGATTGgtttatttccttgattttttacacaagaaaactgaagcttaagaGTTAAAAGTGTTTTCCCAAATGTACACAGCTAGTCAAGCGACGGTCTGTCTACAAAGATTCATGTCGTGGCCCTCGTCCCTCACCTAGCTAATGCCTACTTATCCACAAGCCTCCACTTAAATGCTATTGCCTCAGAAGACTTGTCTGACCCACTAGACATAACTAAATTATCtttctataaatttatgtatctcccttacttaactttttaaataccACTTTCATATTATATCAATACTTACTTGTTTAATATCTGTCTTTACTGCCAAACTCAAAATTCCTTTAAGGGTACAGACAGTATCTTTCTAGCTCACTTCAGTATCCCTTTGATTGAAATGATGAATTGACTTACCCTAAATTATTTACAGTACTCGTGCTGTTGGAATGCTCCTGTCGAAAGGATGATGCTAGCTGGAAAGATATCACATTTCAGATACTATTACCATTAATGCCTCAAGAGCCTTTTATCTCATCTCTTAGACCAAGAAAGATGGCATTACAGGGCAGGTAGGTTTCGGTGAGGCAGAAGAGGAAGTAACTGCTCAAGAGCACTGGAATTGGTTGGGCACCTGACCTGGGGACCCTAAGCAATGGGAATTCATAATGAAAGTCCTGGGCATCCACGGTCGGAGACcccaaaacaaaactggaaaaatagaGATAAGATAGCAACACATGTGTTTTTTCAGCTGTGTCTACCTTCCCCCAAAACTTTGGTCATCCTTCTCTCACAACAGTGGCTCTGGGTATGGTTCTTAGCATAAGTAAGGCTAAGCTTGGAATAACCAGTGGGCAGAGGAGAAATTTGAAGATGGTCTACTTGGAACACTTTTTCCTCAGTGGTTAGCAAGGTGCCTTTGATCAGTGTATATTTGTTGACAGAGTGATTGAAACGTCCTGAGACCCACTGATTGGCAAAAGGTTTCCGTCTCCTTTCATGGATATTATTACTTAATTTGGTTTCTTTAGATTTAGTAAACTCTTGTGAGTTTATGTCTTTTAGAAATTAGTGTATGCAACTGAAGTCATAAAATAATACTCACTGTTAATGTGTAAAAGGCAAACTGattaaactcttttttaaaagtgCTGGTTGACACATGCAAAATTGATTTCATGACCTACTAATGGATTGCAAAACTCTTCCTTGTAAATTTACTCTTAAATACATACCACACCCATACAGACATACATTTCTGCATATACTGGGTCAGTATGTACAAGGGTTACATGTCTTACCATCCCAGGCAGAATAGTTTGAAAGCTACTGTTCTAAATCaatgctgaattctctttcccAGTCCTTGCTTGGAAACATCTTGTATACCCCGTGCTGCAAACCATCTCAGTCAGGTCCCCAAGCCCATTTGTAACCTGGAGGCAGATCTCCCTTTTGTGGAAATTGCAGGATTTCTGCACATATTGTTGATGGGGAGGTCTGTCTCGCTCAGAGGCATCCAGAAGATCAACAGATATTTCCTTTTCTGGAAAAATACTCCAGGGCGTGGAGAGGCAGGGGATGAGTTTTTTTAACTGACTTGGATGGcaactctttcttcctcccttcctttttttgacaaatttattatttatttatttatttattatttatttttggctgcactgtgtctttgttgctgcacacaggctttctctagttgtggtgagcgagggctgctctttggtgtggtgcatgggcttctcattgcagtggcttctcttgttatggagcacgggctctagggtgcacaggctttggtagttgtggcacgtggtctcagtagttgtggcttgtgggctctagagcgcaggcttagtagttgtggtacaagggcttagttgctccgcggcatgtgggatcttcctggaccagggattgaacccatgtctcctgcattggcaggcagattcttttttttaaaaataaatttatttatttatttttggctgcattaggtctttgttgctgtgcatgtttctctagctgtggcaagcggggcctactcttcaatgtggtgcatgggcttctcattgcggtggcttatcttgttgcggagcatgggctctagggctcatgggcttcagtagctgtggcacatgggctcagtagttgtggcttgtgggctctggagcacaggctcagtagttgtggcccatgggctttgttgctctgtggcatgtgggatcttcccggacaagggcttgaacctgtgtcccctgcattggcaggtggattcttaaccactgtgccaccagggaagttcatcCCCCATTCCTTTTTGAGCATGGCTCATAAATATCATTGTCCTAGTATTTCTCAAGTACCATGGGGCAGAACTTAATACAATTCTATTTTATTAACCAGTTTCCCCTTTTCTTgttaattatactttaaaaatgactATGTGCAAGAGTATCTTTCCCAGGTGGGCTGAAAGGGGAAAAGAGGTTGTTTCATCATTTAGTTCAGGACTGTCAATATCTTCTAAGGTCAGTTACACCAGAGAAaaggaagatgcaaaaaatgGAGATTGTGCAAGTTGTTACAAAAACACAATTTAGGGAGTGCCAAGATTATAAGGTTAGTGGGGCTAGTTCACTGGGGAATTGATTAGTACAGCATCCCCCAAACTGCTTCTACCAGAATTTAAGACCTATTTATTATTGTAGGGCCACATTTCAAACCCCAGACTGTGAACAAACATTtttcttagggttttttttttttttaagctcagtCATCTGAATTTTAATGCTAACCTTTTTCCTTATGAACATGGTTGGCATTTGGCTTGATTATTTTTCTGGTTCTATGGTATTTTAAGTCACAAGTTTTTTGCATGCTACGTCCAAAGCATAAAGAAATACAGTGAGGAATTTGAACATGAACGTGACATCAAGGACCatccaaagaagataaatatgTACCTATTTAAAAGAATTGTGGCTGGACATTATAGTTACCCAAGAAGTTTTTGCAAAACACAGAGAGACAGGTTCTCTCTTGGACCaattaaatgtgaatttctgtaggtggagctcaggcattattatttcttaaaaacttcccaggtgattctaatatctCACTGAGGTTGTGATCCACTGAGGTAGATTGAGAAGtaccatgaaaaaaaagaatagaaagggcATAGAGTCTGGACATAGtcccaagatggtggagtagaaagaccctgagcacACCTCCcctcatgggcacaccaaaataataaatatttacagaaaaactatcaaggaaaaagactggaacctaccagaaaagatctcaTACAACTAAAGatgtaaagaaggaaccacaacgagACAGGTAGGAGGAGTGGAATTgcggtatagtcaagacccatactcctaggtgggcaacccacagatgggagaataattacaattgcagaggttctccccaaggaatAAGAGATCAGAGTCTCACAttggctccccagcccagggcatCATGTGCTGGGAAGACGAGCTCCCAGAAAGTTTGGCTTCGAAGACCAGtggggcttactttcaggagacctaaagggctgtgggaaatggagactccactcttgaCACACAAAATCTCCCATGCTCAGGGACTTAGGGCAGAATCAATAATTTGAAAGAATtctgggtcagacctacctgctgatcttggagaatcTCCTGGGAGACAACTGGAGCCCACTCTGGAGACAGACACTACGGCAACCATTTTGGGGAGCTTGTCTTATCacatggacactggtgctggcaagtgccattttggaatcctccctctagctatTAGCCTCAGGACCCAATCCCAATCCCGCCCACTAGCCTGTAGGCACCAGTATGGAAGcttcaggccaagcaactaactgggCAGGGATACAGCTCCACCTACCTGCCTTAAGACCTCCTAAGGCAGGCCACAGCCACCCCTGAACATGGCCTTGCCCACCAGAAGGCTGAGGACCCAACCACACACACCAGTGTGAAAGGACTATATCCAGGCCCCTGCAGCCAGAGACACCAGGACCCAGGTCTACCCACCAGAGGGAAGGCACAAGCCCCAGAATCTCCtaggccctggccctgcccacaagCTAGCCTGCACTAGCCTCAGGATGAGCCTCACCTATGAGCAGACAGATAGCAGCCCCAGGACAACCACAGCTCTGTAGCCAGCTGTATCAGGAACAGGCCCTACTCACCAGTGGTCCAACACCATCTCTGGGAGCCCTGGTCCCTGCAGCCAGACCCCAGGTTCCAGCCTTGACCACCAGTGGGCTGGCACAAGCCTGGGGCTCCTCAGGGTTCCATAGCCAGCTGTCTCATGACCTGCCCCACCAACCAGAGGCTGGCAACCAACCAATACCAGGGGCCAGCCACACCTACCAGATCACCCACATAGCCTGCCACAACAGGAAGACCCACACAGCCCTCATAGGAGGAACcgtagagcatatagctctggtgaccagagaggTGTGCTGCTGGAATGCATATGATGTCTCCTACAAAGGACCATTTCTCCAATGtcaggaaacataaccaacctaccagataaacagaaataaaaacagcaagtcaAACAAAATGAAGGGACAGAGAAACATGTTCCAAATGATGCAAAGGAAGGAACCAGATAAAACCAcaaaagaagaactaagtgaaagtggagaaagagttcaaggtaatgatcttaaagatgatcaaagaaatcaggagaagaatagatgaacaaaacaagaagttagaagtttttaacaaagagtcagaaaatataaagaacaaccaaaaagGGATTAAGAATACAAtgagtgaaatgaaaactacactagaagaaatcaacaacAGACTAAATGATGCAGAGGAACAAAGcagcaagctggaagacagagtagtggaaatcactgaagctggacagaaaaaaagaattttaaaaatgaggacagtttaaaagACTTCTAGGACAACATTGAGCATACTAACATTTGTATTATAGGGTTCtgtgaaggagaagagaaaaagaggcagagaacatatttgaagacataatagctgaaaacttctctaacctgGGAAAGCAAACAGACATccatgtccaggaagcacagagagtcccaaacaggatcaatGAAAGAGGACCACAGCAAAACAcgttgtaattaaaatggcaaaaa from Lagenorhynchus albirostris chromosome 6, mLagAlb1.1, whole genome shotgun sequence includes:
- the LOC132521704 gene encoding LOW QUALITY PROTEIN: T-complex protein 1 subunit zeta-like (The sequence of the model RefSeq protein was modified relative to this genomic sequence to represent the inferred CDS: inserted 1 base in 1 codon), with protein sequence MKMLVSGAGDIKLTKDGNVLLHEMQIQHATTFLTAKLATAQNDITGDDTTSNVLIMGELLKQADHYISEGLCPRIITEGFEGAKEKALQFLERVKVSKGMDRETXIDVARTSLCTKVHAELTDVLTEAVVDSILALKKQDEPIDLFMVEIMEMKPKSKNDRSLIRGLVLDHGAWHPDTKKRTEDAYILTCDVSLEYEKTSEFWLFFYKGTEEREKLVKAERKFIEDRVKKIIDLKKKFCGDADKGFVVINQKGIDIFSLDALAEEGIVALCRAKRRNMERLTLACGGVALNSLDDLNPDCLGHAGLVYEYTLGEEKFTFIEKCNNPCSVTLLIKGPKKHTLTQIKDAVRDGLRTVKNVIDDCCVVPGAGAVEVATAEALIKYKPSVKGRAQLGVQAFADALLIIPKVLAQNSGFDFQETLVKVQAEHSESGQIVGVDLNTGEPMVTTEVDIWDIYCIKKQLLHSCIVIATNILLVDEIMRAGMSSLKGCTEALPLYHLNHEDSTE